A window of Sodalis praecaptivus genomic DNA:
GCGGCGGATCGATGGCCGCGCGGTACTGTATGTAGAGCATTATCTGAACCCGGCCTATTTCCCGGCGATTTTGCAGCAGGACCTCACCGCCTCGCTGACCGAGCTGTACGCCAACCGTTATGATATCCGCTATGGCAGAGTGCGCTTCGATATGTGCCCGACCACCTTTCCGACGGCGGCGTCGCTGGCGCTAAAGGTCGCGGAAAACAGCCCGGCGCTGTTTATTACCCGCATCAATCGCGACCAGCATGGCCGTATTATCGATTGCGATCTGGAATATTGGCGCTATGACGCTCTGCACGTTAGCGTTGAGGCTGAATAGCAGCGCCGTGGAGAGACGCACATCGCTGTCTGCCGCGCAGACGCTGCGATGTCGGCGAGAAAACCCTCTTAGCCTTGCCCCGGCGGCGAGGTGTTACCGCTAAAGCCAGCCGCACGCGGCGTAAAGCTTACGCCGTCGGTATCCCGCACGCGGCGTTAAGCCTACGCCGTCGGTATCCGGCACGCGACGTAAAGCCCACGCCGTCGGTATCCCGCATACGGCGTTAAGCCCAAGCCGCCGGCATCCCGCACGCGGCGAAAAGCCTACGCCGTCGGTATCCCGCATACGGCGTTAAGCCCAAGCCGCCGGCATCCCGCACGCGGCGAAAAGCCTACGCCGTCGGTATCCCGCACGCGGCGAAAAGCCTACGCCGTCGGTATCCCGCATACGGCGTTAAGCCCAGACTTTCGGCATCCTGCGGGAGCTGCCGCCTCGTCCAGAACACGCCAGGTCCACGGAAAGGAGTCTATAGCCCCTTTCCGCCACGCCCGCGACGGCGAAACCGGGCGTTTAAAACGCGTCCGCCGGCAGGCGGGGCTGTCCGTCGGACGCGGTGACGCCGCCGTCTACCGGCAGGTTGACGCCGGTAATAAAACTGGCGTCATCGCTGGCCAAAAAGGCCATGGCGGAAGCGACCTCACTGGCCTCCCCTGCACGCTCCATTGGGATACGCTGATAAAACTTCTCGCAGGTTTCAGCGGCGAACCCCGCCGTCATCCCGGTCATTACCAGGCTGGGACACACGGAATTCACCCGCACGCCGTCGGCGGCATGGTCAAGCGCCATAGCGCGGGTGAGATTCACCACCGCGCCCTTGGCGGCGCAATAATGCGCGCCGCCCCAATCGCCGCCGAGTCCCGATACCGAGGCATTATTGACAATGCAGCCGCGGCTGGCGATAAGATGCGGCAGCGCCAACGTCGAACAGGCGAGAACGCCGTCAATATTGACCGAGGCCACCTTATGCCAGTTGTCCAGGCCGCTTTGCAACACGGTTCCAGGTATCTGCACCCCTGCATTATTCACCAGCACATCTATGCGGGCATAGCGCCCCATCACCTGGCCTATCATGGATTCCACCGCCTGCCTGTCGGCCACATCCGCCTGCACCACCATATGCCGGTCGGGCGCCAGTCGCGCGGCCACGCGCTGCAGTTTATGCAGTTGGCGGCTGACCAGCACCACCGTCGCACCTTCCTGGGCGAAACGCTCCACCGCCGCCGCGCCGATACCGCTGGACGCACCGGTCACTACCACTACTTTCCGCTGAAAACGCATGGTTGACACTCCTTTGGGTTGTAACTCCTTTAACTAGCTGACGCAGGCTTCGCTTCCGGCAGCCTGCAGTTTGATACCGCTAAAGCGGGCGACCAGCCCCGCTTTATCCGGACAGGCGGCGTAAACGCCCCACAGCAACGGCGCACGACCAACGGGAAAGGGGCAAATCCGCACTACCCGCAGACAACCGTCCGATCCGCCGGCCGACAGCACTAGCGCCTCCTGGCGCAGACTGATTTTGAAAAATAGCCGCTGGGTCTGCCCCCCCGGCCACTCCATCCCCGACCAGTCGGACAACCCCGCGCGCGTCGCCGCCACGCCGAGCCAGGTGGCATTATCCGGCTCGCGTTCCGCGCAAAATTTGATCCAATCGTCGGCGGACAGTCGGACCA
This region includes:
- a CDS encoding SDR family NAD(P)-dependent oxidoreductase, yielding MRFQRKVVVVTGASSGIGAAAVERFAQEGATVVLVSRQLHKLQRVAARLAPDRHMVVQADVADRQAVESMIGQVMGRYARIDVLVNNAGVQIPGTVLQSGLDNWHKVASVNIDGVLACSTLALPHLIASRGCIVNNASVSGLGGDWGGAHYCAAKGAVVNLTRAMALDHAADGVRVNSVCPSLVMTGMTAGFAAETCEKFYQRIPMERAGEASEVASAMAFLASDDASFITGVNLPVDGGVTASDGQPRLPADAF
- a CDS encoding DUF1349 domain-containing protein, translating into MVAEAFTLRPPDSRMVALNPAGKMFIGPSGVSICPAAGTDFWRQTWFGHNADNGHALLSEFRGDAELCACVHFRPRHCYDQAGLMVRLSADDWIKFCAEREPDNATWLGVAATRAGLSDWSGMEWPGGQTQRLFFKISLRQEALVLSAGGSDGCLRVVRICPFPVGRAPLLWGVYAACPDKAGLVARFSGIKLQAAGSEACVS